Genomic DNA from Pseudomonas helmanticensis:
TCCTTCTGCGCGTAATCGTCGACCAGTTTGTATTTGGCGATCCCGTACTCGTTGAGTCCGCCAGCCTTCTCCCGCGCTTCGAAAATCACCACCTCATGCCCATGCATGGCACTGCGATGCGCACAGGACAAACCGGCCGGCCCGGCACCGACCACGGCGATGCGTTTACCGCTGGCGGCGGCGCGCTGGAACGGGTGCTCGGTGAAGTGCGCGTTGTCGACGGCATAGCGTTGCAGCAGGCCGATCAGCACCGGCGCGCATTCGTGGGCGTTGTTGCGCACGCAGGCTTGCTGGCAGAGGATTTCGGTGGGGCAGACCCGCGCGCAACTGCCGCCGAGGATGTTTGCCGAAAGGATCTTCTGAGCGGCACCGGGCACGTTGTCCTGATGGATATTGCGGATGAACGAAGGGATGTCGATTTCGCTCGGGCACGCATTCACGCACGGCGCGTCGTAGCAATACAGGCAGCGCGAGGCTTCCAAGTGCGCCTGTCGGTCGTTGAGCGGCGGCGCCAGATCGGTGAAATGGCCGGCGAGGGCGGCCGCGCTTTCGTGCGGGTGGGGGAGATGGTTCAGGGTCTCGATCACGGTTTTTTGCCTCACGGTAACTGCCTCTATCGGGCATTGGCCAAATCCCCGTGTAGGAGCTGCCGAAGGCTGCGATCTGTTGATCTTGATCTTAAAAAACAAGATCAACAGATCGCAGCCTTCGGCAGCTCCTACAGGGGAATACATTTCAAATGTGGGAGCGGGCTTGCTCGCGAAGGCCGAAGGCCTCGATGTCAGCGTTTCACAGCAACAGGTTTATGCAACTCAGCCCGCTTGCTCAGCAAATCAAACACCGCCGGATACGCCGGCCGTTCGATGTAGCGCCCGGCACCACGCTCGGCGCGCAGATCGCCATCGGCCCAGACCACGCGGCCCTGGCTGACGGTATGGCTCGGTACGCCGCGCACGGTCTTGCCTTCGAAGATGTTGAAGTCCACCTGCTGATGGTGGGTCTTGGCGGAAATGGTGCGGCTGCCTTGCGGATCCCACAGCACCAGATCGGCATCGGCGCCGACGCGGATCGCACCTTTACGCGGATAGAGATTGAAGATCTTCGCGGTGTTGGTGGACGTGAGGGCGACAAAATCCTGCATCGACAAGCGACCGGAGTTGACCCCTTCATCCCACAGCACCGCCATGCGGTCTTCGATGCCGGCGGTGCCATTGGGAATCTTGCTGAAATCATCACGCCCGGCGGCTTTCTGCTCAGCGCAGAAACAGCAATGGTCAGTGGCGGTGGTGTGCAGATTGCCGTTTTGCAATCCGTGCCACAGCGCCTCCTGATGACCGCGCGGACGAAACGGCGGGCTCATCACGTAACCGGCAGCGGTCTGCCAATCCGGGTGTTGGTAAACGCTGTCGTCGAGCAGCAAATGCCCGGCCAGCACTTCGCCGTAAACCGGCTGGCCCTTGCTCCGTGCATAGGTGATTTCGTCGAGGGCTTCCTTGGTCGAGACGTGCACCAGGTACAACGGCGTACCAATGGTTTCGGCGATACGAATCGCCCGGCTCGCCGCTTCCCCTTCAACCTGCGAAGGCCGCGACAGCGGATGCGCTTCCGGCCCGGTGATGCCCTGGGCCATCAACTTGCGTTGCAGGTGATAGACCAGTTCGCCGTTTTCCGCATGCACGGTCGGCACCGCGCCGAGTTCCAGGCAACGCTCGAAACTCGCTACCAACGTGTCGTCGGCGGCCATGATCGCGTTCTTGTAGGCCATGAAATGCTTGAAGCTGTTGATCCCGTGATGGCTGACCAGCTCGGCCATTTCCTCACGCACCTGCTCGCTCCACCAGGTGATCGCAACGTGGAAGCCATAGTCCGACGCAGACTTTTCTGCCCAACCGCGCCATTGATGAAACGCTTCCATCAACGACTGCTGCGGATTGGGAATCACGAAGTCGATGATCGACGTGGTGCCTCCGGCCAGACCAGCCGCCGTGCCGCTGTAGAAATCTTCACTGGCGACGGTGCCCATGAACGGCAGTTGCATGTGCGTGTGCGGATCGATGCCGCCGGGCATCAGGTATTGGCCGCTGCCGTCGAGCACTTCGGCGCCGGCGGGAATATCCAGGTTTTCACCGATGGCTTTGATCACGCCGTCGGCGCAATAGACGTCGGCGCGATAACTTTCATCATGGGTAACAACGGTGGCGCCACGGATCAACAGAGACATTCCGAGTTCCTCGCAGGCATGACCGACTTGTGCCGGTTCTAGATGTTTTATTGATGTACAGCGTTGCAGGGTGTATTCCTGTCAGTGCTGTCAGGAATAGAAGCTAGTCGCAGATTTACAATAGATCAAGATTATTTTTTATAAGCTTATTACTGTTTTAAGTGTATGAAAAATAACGATAAAAAACGAAAATCACCAAAATGGTGAGGCTGTTCACCATTTTGACGCACTTGACAGGATGGAAATATGAGCAAGATTTCCTATGTGAAATCAGCCGCTTGAAGTTGAGCTGCGGTCGCACGTTCACAATGAAAATAAATGCAGTGCACCAGTTTGAGTCCTGTCTGTTCGGACAACTTGCCAGGTGTTTAGCCTGAGCACCCAGACAAGTTTCCGCGAACTCATCCGGTGAATAATTAAAACTGATGAATATCAGAAAGTTGCAAAGCGTTTAACCCTCGGCCCGATGCGTAAGCGGGGCACCCGGCACGTTTATTGATGCCGCCGCTGACACCATGGCCGGTGCACGAAAGTTGTCAGTTCCTCCGGCCATCGTCCGGTTCGCGCCTCGTGTGCAAGCCGCCTGATGAGCAAAAAAATAATCAGAAGAACAGTGGAGCGGCCATGCAACAGAACAGATCGCAAGTGACCGAGCGCGACGGCTTGTTCGAACTCGAAGCCGGCAGCGACGTCCTCGACAGTCCCCGTTACAACCACGACATGGCACCGACCAAGGTGCGCGAACGAACCTGGAACAAATGGCACATCACCGCGCTGTGGGTCGGCATGTCGATCTGCGTGCCGACCTACACCCTCGGCGGTGTACTGACGGCGTACTTCGGTTTGAGCGTTGGCGAAGCGCTGCTGGCGATTCTCTTCGCCAACGTCATCGTGCTGATTCCGCTGACACTTAACGCCTTTCCCGGCACCAAATACGGTATTCCGTTTCCCGTTCTACTGCGCTCATCGTTCGGCATTCTCGGCTCCAACGTGCCGTGCCTGATCCGCGCGTTGGTAGCGTGTGGCTGGTTCGGCATCCAGACGATGTTTGGCGGATTGGCGATTCACCTGTTTCTCGGCTCGGTGTTCGACGGCTGGAAATCCCTCGGTGGCACGGGGGAGGTGATCGGTTTCATGATCTTTTGGGCGCTCAACCTGTGGGTGGTGATTCGCGGCGCCGAGTCGATCAAGTGGCTGGAAACCTTGTCGGCGCCGTTGCTGGTGGCGGTCGGCGTGGGGTTACTGGTGTGGGCGATGCCCAATGTGTCGATGACAGAGCTGATGGCAATTCCAGCCAAACGTCCGGAAGGCGCGAGCGTGTACGGCTACTTCGCCGCCGGGCTGACGGCGATGGTCGGTTTCTGGGCCACCTTGTCGTTGAATATTCCCGACTTCAGCCGCTACGCCAAGAGCCAGAAGGATCAGATCCTCGGGCAGATTATCGGCCTGCCGCTGACCATGTTCCTGTTCGCCGCGCTGGGCGTAGTGATGACCGCCGCCTCGGTGAAACTGGTGGGTGTTACGGTGTCTGACCCGGTCACGCTGATCGGCCACATCCAGAGCCCGGTGTGGGTCGCGGTGGCCATGGCGCTGATCATCATCGCCACGCTGTCGACCAATACCGCTGCCAACATCGTGTCGCCGACCAACGATTTCCAGAACATCGCGCCGAAGGTCATCAACCGCACCAAAGCGGTGTTGCTGACCGGGTTGGTCGGGCTGATATTGATGGCCCATGAACTGCTGAAAAAACTCGGCTGGATCGTTTCCGACGTGAGTCTGGAAAGCGTCTATTCCAACTGGTTGCTCGGTTATTCGAGCCTGCTCGGGCCGATTGCCGGGATCATGGTGGTGGATTATTTCCTGATCAAGAAACAGCAACTTGACCTGGCCGGGCTGTACCGCGACGACGTGTATCCAGCGTGGAACTGGGCCGGGTTTCTCGCGTTTGGCGTGCCAGTGGTGCTGACGTTGTTGTCGTTGGGCAGCGATGCGTTCAGCTGGTTTTACAGCTACGGCTGGTTCACTGGTTCGGCGTTGGGCGGGATTATTTATTACGGGTTGTGCGTGATGCGCGCACAGCCTTCTGCCGTGAAAACAGCGGTGTAAGTCATGATCGTTCCCACGCCCTGCGTGGGAATGCAGCCCGGGACGCTCTGCGTCCCAACAGCGGACGCAGAGCGTCCATGGATGAGTTTCCACGCAGAGCGTGGGAACTATCGGTATCAACACTGAGGAGATCCCCATGAACGCAGCCGTAGACGTTCTGCAATCAACCCATCAGCACATCAACCGCGATCGCCTGTGGGCCTCGCTCATGGAACTGGCCAAGCTCGGCGCCACGGTCAAGGGCGGCGTCTGTCGCCTGGCCCTGACCGACCTCGACCGCCAGGCCCGCGACCTGTTCGTGCAATGGTGCAAGGACGCCGGATGCAGCGTCACGGTCGATGAAGTCGGCAACATTTTCGCCCGTCGCCCGGGACGCAATCCCGACCTGCCGCCAGTGATGACCGGCAGCCACATCGACACGCAACCCACCGGCGGCAAGTTCGACGGCTGCTTCGGCGTACTCGCCGGTGTCGAAGTGCTGCGCACCCTCAACGACCTCAAAGTGGAAACCGAAGCACCGCTGGAAGTGGTGGTCTGGACGAATGAAGAAGGCTCACGCTTCGCCCCGTGCATGATGGGCTCGGGCGTGTTCGCCGAGAAATTCACCCTCGCAGAAACCCTGGCCAAGGTCGATGCCGAGGGCATCACCGTTGGCGAAGCGTTGAATGCCATCGGCTACGCCGGGCCGCGCAAGGTCAGCGGGCACAAGGTCGGTGCCTACTTCGAAGCGCACATCGAGCAAGGCCCGATCCTTGAAGACGAACAGAAAACCATCGGCGTGGTGCTCGGCGCGCTGGGGCAGAAGTGGTTCGACCTCAAGCTGCGCGGCGTCGAGGCCCATGCCGGCCCCACCCCGATGCACCTGCGCAAGGACGCACTGGTTGGCGCCTCGGTGATCGTCGGTGCAGTCAATCGCGCCGCCCTCGGCCATCAACCACACGCCTGCGGCACGGTCGGCTGTCTGCAAGCCTATCCCGGCTCGCGCAACGTCATCCCCGGCGAAGTGCGCATGACCCTCGATTTTCGTCATCTGGAACCGGCGCGGCTCAACTCGATGATTGCTGAGGTGAAGCAAGTCATCGAAGCCACCTGTGAGGAACACGGCCTGACCTACGAGCTAACGCCGACCGCCGACTTCCCGCCGCTGTACTTTGAAAAAGGCTGTGTGGAAGCGGTGCGCGGCGCGGCGAAAGGGTTGGGGTTGTCGCACATGGACATCGTCAGTGGCGCGGGGCATGACGCGATTTTCCTCGCCGAACTGGGCCCGGCCGGGATGATCTTCGTGCCGTGCGAAGGCGGCATCAGCCACAACGAAATCGAAAACGCCGCGCCGGATGATCTGGCAGCGGGGTGTGCGGTGTTGTTGCGGGCGATGCTGGCGGCTTCGGCGATGGTGGCGAAGGGTCAGGTAGCCGCTTAGGTTTAATGGTGACGGCAGCCTGTAGCAACTCCAGAAAGAGTGCGTCGTCAAATGGATTGACTACAGGCTGCCTCAATAAGCTCAGGATCAATTGTCCTCATCACGGAAGTAGGCACTCTTCAAGCCGTAATATGCACTCATAAGATGTGTGAGCAATTGGCGATATTGTTCGTTTAAATACTCGCGCGCATACGCTTCGAAGCGTTCATTGAGGTCGTGAATAAGATGTTTCGGGTTGGACGCTTTCAGTTTTCCTCTCGGCCCAAGTTCTTTATCACGTTTGCTTCTGAAAACACTGTCGTGAAAATTTCCGTCGTTGTCTCTTGCAAGCATGGTGTAGTCCCGGGAGTAGTCGGGAGACTCCATTTCGGCATTGATGTCATCATGCTCGAGTTCATTTATGTATTCATCAGGTGTCAGTAATCGATAACGATCAATGATTGCGTCGATGTCATCAAAAAGTGATTCGTTTCTTGAGAATTCGAGCAAGGAGTCCGGGGCTTCCAGGATGTGCTCATACAGCGCTGTGAAACTTTCTAGTTCGGAGAAGTATGCGCTGTCGACTTCTGATGCCAACGCTTCAGTGATAAATAAGGTTTCGTATGTTTCGTTAGTGAATACTGCTGAAAACGGATCATGAGAATAAAGTACTTCCAAGAGTTCCAAGAGGTATGAGGAAGATCTCTTTTTGTACATGTTCTTGAGCGTTGTAAAAAGCGCCTCGGTGTCTTGCAAAAGGACCGAAAGTTTGATTTCGCTGATAAGCGCTTCGGAGGTTTTTACGTGATTCTTGATTTTTTCTGCCAGTTCTCGATGCTCTTTGCTTCGCTGAAGATCGTGATCCCAGCGCAGGCGTTCAACTGATCTTTCTATGGATTTCTTGTCTTTTTCGTCCTTTGAAAGTTTCAGGAAGAATGCAGGGTCAGACAAGAGTTCATCTGTTAATCGTATCGCGCATTCCTGGTGGGTATCTTCAAACTCTACAAGTGCTTCATGAAGGCGATAGTGGCCGGCATTTCGCTTAAGGTTTTTTGTGTAGGAGAGTGACCCGTACGAGAGGTTTTGTGAACCAAGGATGGTCAAGTCATCGTGGCTCAGCATTTTTACGTGACAGGCCGAGTGAATATAGACCTCGGTGGTCGTCTTCATCCGGTCAATGATGAATATTATCCCGTCAATCAGCATGTCCGAGTCGATATCGGAAATGCCAATAATTATTTTGGCTCTGTCGGATTTTTTAATGAAATGTTGATTGAGGAAAATATAAGTTCTGAAGAGTCCGCCGGCTGAACAGTAAGTCGAAATGTAGCTGTTTCTCAGTTTTTTTTGTTGCATTGATTTTTTGAATGCATCGTCTGAAAAATGCTTGTGAAAAACAGTGCCGTGAATATTGCCGATTTTTTTCATGGAAATTCCATTTCATCATTGTGATCAAGTTGAAACGCCAGCGTCGTTGGGCCTCGGGTGATGCCGGCCCAGCGCCATCGTCTCAGAATTTTTGAAGCGTGACATGAAACGAGACTGCCATTTTTTCTAGTCATAAACCTGTGAGAGGGTGTCGCCCTGAAAAAACGCCACGGATGCACAATGAAAATCATCACCTCCGGCGCGTCCTATCTGGACATCGACGCCTACGCCTGCTGCATCGCCTACGCGGAGTTGCTGAACCTGCAAGGCATTCCCGCCCGTGCCGTCAGTAGCGCAAAACCCAACAGCAGCGTTTCGCCAACTGTTCTGAGTTGGAGCGCTGCTTTTCAGCGTTACACGCCTCAAGCAAACGACGCATTCGTGCTGGTCGATGTGTCCGACTATCACCACTTCGATCCGCTGGTGGTGCTCGATCAGGTGGTGGAGGTTATCGACCATCATCCCGGTTATGAGCAGTACTGGGCTGAACGACTGGGTTGCGCCGCCGATATCCGCCCGATTGGTGCGGCAGCGACGCTGGTTTTTCAGCGCTGGCAAGCGGCCGGCCTGCTCTCGCGAATGAGCGAGCAAAGTGCGGCATTGCTGGCCACGGCGATTCTCGACAACACGCTCAACTTCACCGGGCAGATGACCACAGAGCTGGATGTTCGGGCTTATGACCTTTTGGCCCAGCGGGCGAATCTAGCGGCGAACTGGCCCGAGCGGTATTTCCTCGAATGTCAGGCCGCCATCGAAGCAGACCTGCAGGCCGCGTTGGCGGCGGATCTGAAACGCTTCAAACCGGACAGCAACCTGCCGCAGGTTTTCGCGCAGATGACGGTGTGGGACGCCGATGGGTTGCTTCACAACCATTGCAACGAGATCTGCGCCTGGATGGCCGGGCAGGGCGATGACTGGCTGCTCAACGTCATCAGCATCAGTGACGGCAAGAGTTGTTTGCTGGCGGAGCCTGAGGCCAGCCAGCAGACGTTGAATCGGTTGCTGCCGCTGCAATGGCAGGCGGCGATGGCAATTGTGAAACCGTCGATGCTGCGTAAAGAATTGCTGATGCTGGGGCTGAACCTCAACGCTGTCTGATGTGCTGATCAACCTGGGCGGTCATTTCCGCTCGCAGTGCCTTGGCGCCGCTCAGCGCCATCCGGGTTGCCGGTGTCCAGCAACCTTCTTTCCACCAGAACATTCTCCAGCGCCTGACGCTCGACCGGCGCCATTTGGTGTTCGCGCTTTTTCAGCTCCAGCAGGATGGGGCTGGACCAGGTGCGATAAGTCTGTTCAATGTTGCGACGCGACGTCATCAGCCTCTCCTTGATCAAGAGCCCGGTTTTGCTGGCAGGGGCTCAGTCCGATGAGGGATTAACCTTAGTCGAGAAAATCAAGACGCGCGAGTCACTCGATCTTGAAAGGTGCATCCTCAGCCCAATTCATGATTAATAACACAATCTGGAATATATTATCGTTCTAAGGAACAAAAAGATCTTGAGTGTTTGAGTGGTGATGGTTTTTAACTAGAGTGAATAATGATTTCATTGATTTTGGATTTTTAATGGATCTGATTAAAGTGGTTCGGTGGTTGTGGTAGTTTGTTTGGCTTTTGATGGTTGGAAAACTAAAGTTCTGTTGTGGTGGCTTCAGTTTATCTTTTTCGAGATCTGTTCCAGAAGTGGAGGTATGTCGTCGTGCTCTTCATACCAAATAATGTTTACGCCAAGCTCTTTCAGGACCTCTTCGTTTAAGGAATGGTGTCTATCAAGGAAAGTTTTTATTGTGCTGATAGGTGCGTTTATTATTTTTTTGTCGTTGTATTTGCTAAAGTGCTCAATGTTGATTCTTTGCATGAAAGCGTAGTGTTTGGGTTTTTCAATGGATCTTGCTGCAATTTCAAGAAGTCGTCTTAAATTCGGATCGCTCATTGAGAGACCAATCATTACGCAAGTCGATTCTTTGAGTGAGTTTAGTTGGATTAGATTAGACCAGTGATAAGGTTCGTTATAGATTTTGTGGTATCCCTCTTCCGAGAAAACAAGTGTACTTCGGTCTAGGTTTGAATAATTTGATCGGTCTTCTGGTAGAAATCCATGAACATGATATATGGGTAATTCGTCGGTATTGGGGATCTCAATTTCTTCGAAAATACTTCTAAATTGAATTTCACGGTTGCAAAGTTGGCGTTCCAGCAAGTCGTCGAAATTGTAAGTTATTACGGATTTTACTTTTGCTCCCGTTCTACTTGGAGTGCACATGGAGGCAATTGATTTTATTAATTTTGATTCTACGTTTTTGCGTTTGTCACGCAGTTCGTAAAGTTGTTTTGTAACGGTATTCACAAAAAGGGTTTGCTCACTGCTTCCATTGGTCGACATGCCTTTTCGGATATATCTGGCAGACATTAGGGCGGAGGGGCCGTCAACTTCTCTTAATCGCCTAACTATGCTAGATATCTCCATGCTGTCAATTGTTTTATCTTTTCCAAGTTCTGAAGTAAGCAGAGCGACGAATAGTGAATTTAGTAAAGTGTTCCAGTCTGGAAGCCCAGCGCTGCTTGAAACACCTGCTCCGAGCAATAATGAGAACTGCCCAGACTTATACTCGCTCTTAATGCGCTCTACGATTTCATTGCGTTCGTCTTTCCAGTTCTCTTGCTGTTTGGAGAATGCTGTCTCCAATCTTATTGTGAATATGTTTTCGATTAGTTTGTTGGCTTGTTCTGGGTATTTTTCAATTAAAGAGGATATTTTGTCAGGTCCCCATATGTGAAATGGGGAGCCGGGTTTTGAATGGAACGTTATATGATTTTTGAGGATGTCTTGATTGGGTTTTTTGGTTGTGATTATTAGTACAGAAGTGTTTTCCATAAAAGGAAAATTTTTCTGCATTTTTTCAATGTCGAGTAATATTTTCTTGGGGTGAGATGATAGCGTTATTTGGATAAAGGTTGGGCCGTCAAACTCGTCAAAACCTTCGGGTGCGAAAGCATCAAATCCATAATCAGGTGTGCTTATCTGCAGTTTTAAGGGCTTGTCTTGGGCCTGTAGGTGTGTTTTCAGTAGGCCTAAAAGCAGGGCTTCTACTAGGTAGTAGCCGCGAGTCCCTTGGTTGTCAATGTTCTCTAGTATTTTTTCAAATTCCATGTTGAAGCTCTAGGAGTTGTTGGTTAGGTCATGCAGGATGCTACGTTTTTTATCTATGGAATGTCCATGCCCAATGAGTGGGTGGCTTACAGTAGGGTTTGCAGGGGTGAATTCTGGAGCCGGGTGAGGCGGATTTCATGTGGATGCTAAATATGGGCCATTGACTTATGAAGTCGTTAAATATTGAGGTGGTTCTCGGTTTGTAGCTGTAGCGGTTATAAAGCACGTTGAATTTTTTAGATGTTCAGTAGAGGTTGCTCGCGAAAGTGGTGGGTCAATTAAATTATTGTGATTGTCCGCCGGTTTTCGCGAGCAGGCTCACTCCTATAAAGGTTGCTCGTCGACCTTCATCATCGCCTGCACACCTTCCCACGCCTCGGCGCGCATGCGTTCGATGTCGAGGCCCGGGATCACGCCGTTGTCGACGACGATTCTGCCGCCGACCAGGCTGTATTTCACGCTGATCGGTTCGCCCGCGACCACCGGGGCGACGGCGCTGTCGTGGAAGCCGTAGAAGCGAGGATGATCGAGGCTGTAGACCACCAGATCCGCCGCTTGCCCGACTTCGAGTGTGCCGACGGCGCCAAGGCCCAATACCTGCGCGCCACCCGCCGTACCCCAGTGAATGACATCTTCAGCGGTAGTCGCCGAGGCGCCTTGTTCGGCGCGGTGGATCAGCCACGCGGTGTTGGCTTCGCCGACCATGCTCCCGGATTCATTCGACGCCACGCCGTCCACACCCAGGGAAATCGGCACGCCGGCCTCATACATCTGCGGCACCGGTGCGACGCCGCTGCCCAGCCGGGCGTTGCTCACCGGGCAATGGGAGATGCCGGTGCCGGTTTGCGCCAGCATGCGGATTTCGCCCGGTTGCAGGTGCACGGCGTGGGCGAACCAGACGTCGGGGCCGAGCCATTCGTGTTCGGCGACGAACTCCACCGGCAGGCAGTTGTATTTTTCGCGGCAGAAATTCACGTAGTTCTGCGTTTCCGACAGGTGCGTGTGCAGGCGCAGACCGAGGCTGCGTGCGATGTGCGCCAGTTCGCGCAGCAGCGTTGGCGGTAGCGAGAACGTCGGCGTGGTCGGGGCGACGACCACGCGGCGCATCGCGTCCGGGGTGTCCTGGTGATACAGCGATTTCAGCCGTTCGATGTCACCGACCATCTGCTCGAGGCTTTCCGGTTGCAGCGCGGTTTTCGAGAAGCCCGGATGCGCGCTCGCCGATTCCAGTGCGCCGCCACGGCACAGCACAAACCGCAGACCAAATTCATCAGCCATATCAAACAACAGGTCGCCGGTCTCGGTGCTGCCGTGGGCGTGGTAAAGGTAGTGGTGATCAGCGCAGGTGGTGACGCCGGACAGCAGCAACTCGACCATGCCCAGCCGTGCGGCGATCCGCGCCAGTTGCGGGGTAAAGCGATTTAGGCGCGGGTAGGGCACGCTCGCCAGCCAGCCTTGCAGATCCTGATTCAACCCTTCGGGTACGGCTTTGAGCAGGTTCTGGAACAGGTGATGGTGAGTGTTGATCCAGCCCGGATAGACCACGCAATTGCGCGCGTCGATCAGCCGTTCGCCGGGTTGTGGTTCAAGGTTTGCGGCCATTTCGGCGATGCGACCGTTGACCACGCGGATGTCCACAGCGCCGGCCCGAGCGCGAGGGCCGCGCAGGCCGGTCATCACCGCGACCGGGTGCTTGATCAGGATGTTCTGAAGTTGAGTCATGGGCAGCTCCAAACTAAAGGATGTGCGAGGCGGATTTGCTGGCGGTGGTTTCCGCCACGCTGACGCCATTCAGCGCGGCGTTGAGCAGTACCGACACCAGGCAGGCGATGACCACGCTGCTGTGCAGGAACGGCTGCGACCACTCGGGAAGTTGTTTGAACAGGGTGGGGGCGAGCACCGGCACCAGCGCGGCGGCGATGGTGAAACCGACGATCAGCACGTTGTAGCGATTGCGCTCGTAATCGACCTTGGCGAGGGTCTGAATACCCGCCGCCGCGACCACGCCGAACATCGCAATGCCAGCGCCACCAAGGGCGGCGGTCGGCATCGAGGCGATGATCGCGCCGGCCTTCGGCACCAAGGCAATCGAGCACATCAGCAAACCGCTGACCGCGACCACCCAACGGCTGCGCACGCCGGTGAGGATCACCAGGCCGACGTTTTCCATGAAGGCGATAAACGGGAACGCCGCGAACATCCCGGCGATGGTGCTGGCCAGACCATTGGCGCGCAGACCGTTGATGACTTGTTTGTCCTCGACCGGTTTTTCGACGATGTCGCCGATGGCCACGAACAGCCCCATCGACTCGACCATCTGCACGATCATCACCACCACCATGGTTGCGATGGGGATCAGGCTGAAGGTCGGCAAACCGAAATAGAACGGGTAGGGCACGGTCAGCCACGGCGCTTCTTCAACGCTGTGAA
This window encodes:
- a CDS encoding nucleobase:cation symporter-2 family protein, which produces MSSATSPAKAASTVHPVDRILPVRQMLTLGLQHMAVSYIGAIAVPLIVASALKMSHADTVVLISTTLFCSGIATLLQTVGFWKFGVRLPILQGVAFSSVGPVIAIGSNPDVGFAGVCGAVIGAGIFTMLMAPFVGRLRRFFPPVVTGCIVTVIGLQLFPIAYEWVGGGRNASNFGAPAFLGVAVVVLLTILLVNRYGSPLLRNMAVLIGMLIGAGLAYGLGMGSFHSVEEAPWLTVPYPFYFGLPTFSLIPIATMVVVMIVQMVESMGLFVAIGDIVEKPVEDKQVINGLRANGLASTIAGMFAAFPFIAFMENVGLVILTGVRSRWVVAVSGLLMCSIALVPKAGAIIASMPTAALGGAGIAMFGVVAAAGIQTLAKVDYERNRYNVLIVGFTIAAALVPVLAPTLFKQLPEWSQPFLHSSVVIACLVSVLLNAALNGVSVAETTASKSASHIL